In the genome of Polaribacter sp. MED152, one region contains:
- a CDS encoding DUF2851 family protein, with the protein MKEEFLYYVWQYKLFSNSKLYTAQNELIEIKKAGTLNKNEGPDFLNAQLIIDSQLWAGNVEMLVKASDWYLHKHETDANYDAVILHVVWENDAIIYTQNNAPLATLALKDYVANSVLKNYNNLLYTNKYWIPCESQLQTLDSFLVKNWLERLYFERLEQKAIGIEALLIDLKFDYEAVLFQLIAKNFGLKINGEAFLDLAKSVHFSIIRKVAHNKKSLTALFFGMAGFLTKDIENEYYQSLVVEFNYLKHKFQLTPKTSNIFQFFRMRPSNFPTIRIAQLAALFSEHQNLFSKLMNIDKKEDFYKLFSFNLDDFWKVHYTFETSSKKSAKKLTKSFIDLILINTIVPLQFVYLKNRGEVNEETFLSLIQQVSSEKNNIIYKFSDLGITAKNAMESQALLQLKNNYCTEKQCLNCAIGNNLLRS; encoded by the coding sequence ATGAAAGAAGAATTCTTGTATTACGTTTGGCAATACAAACTTTTCTCTAACTCTAAATTATACACAGCACAAAATGAATTAATTGAGATAAAAAAGGCAGGAACTTTAAATAAAAATGAAGGTCCAGATTTTTTAAATGCTCAATTAATTATTGATAGTCAATTGTGGGCTGGTAATGTGGAAATGCTTGTAAAAGCTTCAGATTGGTATTTGCATAAACATGAAACAGATGCTAATTATGATGCAGTTATTTTACATGTGGTTTGGGAAAATGATGCGATTATATATACTCAAAATAATGCACCATTAGCTACATTAGCACTTAAAGATTATGTTGCCAATTCAGTATTGAAGAATTATAATAATTTACTTTATACGAACAAGTATTGGATTCCTTGTGAAAGTCAATTGCAAACACTTGATTCTTTTTTAGTAAAAAATTGGCTGGAGCGTTTGTATTTTGAAAGGTTAGAGCAAAAGGCAATTGGAATAGAAGCGTTATTAATTGATCTTAAATTTGATTATGAAGCAGTATTATTTCAATTAATAGCTAAAAACTTTGGTCTTAAAATTAATGGTGAAGCTTTTTTAGATTTGGCAAAATCTGTTCATTTTTCCATAATTCGAAAAGTGGCACATAATAAAAAAAGTCTTACTGCTTTGTTTTTTGGAATGGCAGGATTTTTAACTAAAGATATTGAAAATGAATATTACCAATCTTTAGTAGTAGAATTTAATTATCTAAAACACAAATTTCAATTAACACCTAAGACCAGTAATATTTTCCAATTTTTTAGAATGAGGCCTTCAAATTTTCCAACAATCAGAATTGCACAATTGGCAGCCTTATTTTCTGAACATCAGAATTTATTTTCTAAGCTAATGAATATTGATAAAAAAGAAGATTTTTACAAATTGTTCTCTTTCAATTTAGATGATTTTTGGAAAGTGCATTATACTTTTGAAACTTCATCAAAAAAATCAGCTAAGAAACTAACCAAGTCTTTTATCGATTTAATTTTAATAAATACGATTGTTCCTTTACAATTTGTTTATTTAAAAAATAGAGGAGAGGTTAATGAGGAAACTTTTTTAAGTTTAATTCAACAAGTATCGTCTGAGAAGAATAATATCATTTATAAGTTTTCTGATTTAGGAATAACTGCTAAAAATGCTATGGAAAGTCAGGCATTACTGCAGCTTAAAAACAACTATTGCACAGAAAAGCAATGCTTAAACTGTGCAATAGGTAATAATTTGTTAAGAAGTTAA
- a CDS encoding NAD(P)H-dependent oxidoreductase has protein sequence MNTIESLNWRYAVKKFNKEKFLSQKQINLLKEAFNLTATSYGLQPLKLLVIKNKEIQKELVAHSWNQPQVLEASHLLVICIPTNFSKNEVEGYFNLVQEVRNTPIEIIKPFKEFLTAEIDKKSQEELLSWNKNQAYLALGNLLTVCALEKIDACPMEGFIPEKYDEVLGLHEKNLTSTLALPVGFRADDDYMKDLKKVRKNTDDVVIEFN, from the coding sequence ATGAACACAATAGAAAGTTTAAATTGGAGATATGCTGTTAAGAAATTTAATAAAGAAAAATTTCTTAGCCAAAAGCAAATAAACCTTCTTAAAGAAGCTTTTAACCTAACAGCTACCTCTTATGGCTTGCAGCCTTTAAAGCTTTTGGTCATAAAAAATAAAGAAATTCAAAAAGAATTGGTTGCGCATTCATGGAATCAACCACAAGTTTTAGAAGCCTCTCACCTATTGGTAATTTGTATTCCTACTAATTTTTCGAAAAATGAGGTTGAAGGCTATTTTAATTTAGTTCAAGAAGTTAGAAATACACCTATTGAAATTATAAAACCATTTAAAGAATTCTTAACAGCAGAGATTGATAAAAAATCGCAAGAAGAATTATTAAGCTGGAACAAAAATCAAGCTTATTTAGCCTTAGGTAATTTACTTACAGTTTGTGCTTTAGAAAAAATTGATGCTTGCCCAATGGAAGGTTTTATACCCGAAAAATATGATGAAGTTTTAGGCTTACATGAAAAAAACTTAACATCAACCTTAGCGTTACCAGTTGGTTTTAGAGCAGATGATGATTATATGAAAGACCTTAAAAAGGTGAGAAAAAATACTGATGATGTTGTCATAGAATTTAACTAA
- a CDS encoding aminoacyl-histidine dipeptidase, translating into MNQDIRNIAPEIVWNHFADLNAVPRPSKKEERVIQFMVDFGKSLQLETSVDKVGNIIIKKPATSGMEDRKAIVMQGHVDMVHQKNADTNFDFEKEGIKMFVDGDWVKAQGTTLGADNGLGVAAIMAVLSSTDIAHPAIEALFTIDEETGMTGAMGLEANVLKGEILLNLDTEEDDEIGIGCAGGVDVTATGNYTLEPIPENTKAFKIEVTGLNGGHSGMDIIKGLGNANKIMNRLFFDGYEKYGLRIAKLNGGSLRNAIPRESFATIVIDKASEKSFLEESKELIAKIKNEYASLEESLSIDILETEMPENIMDVLSQSNLVKATYATLNGVYRMSPDVEGLVETSNNVAKITVENGEIKILCLTRSSSESNKWDLANAIRSAFELAGFTVDFSGSYPGWLPNMKSSILKVVESTYKKLFNEQPNVAACHAGLECGILGKNYPEMEMISFGPNIKGAHSPDERAQISSTQKFWKLLIEVLKNIPKKG; encoded by the coding sequence ATGAACCAAGATATCAGAAATATAGCACCAGAAATAGTATGGAATCACTTTGCAGATTTAAATGCAGTACCAAGACCTTCTAAAAAAGAGGAACGAGTAATACAGTTTATGGTAGATTTTGGTAAAAGTTTACAACTTGAAACCTCCGTAGATAAAGTTGGTAATATTATTATTAAAAAACCAGCTACTTCTGGCATGGAAGATAGAAAAGCTATTGTAATGCAAGGTCATGTAGACATGGTACATCAAAAAAATGCAGACACTAATTTTGACTTTGAAAAAGAAGGTATTAAAATGTTTGTTGATGGTGATTGGGTAAAAGCTCAAGGAACCACTTTAGGTGCAGATAATGGTTTAGGAGTTGCAGCAATTATGGCTGTCTTATCATCTACTGATATTGCACACCCTGCAATTGAAGCGCTTTTTACTATTGATGAAGAAACTGGGATGACAGGTGCAATGGGTTTAGAGGCCAATGTTTTAAAAGGTGAAATTTTATTGAATTTAGATACTGAAGAAGATGATGAAATTGGTATTGGTTGTGCAGGTGGTGTAGATGTTACAGCAACTGGTAATTATACTTTAGAGCCAATACCAGAAAATACTAAAGCATTTAAAATTGAAGTAACTGGCTTAAATGGTGGTCATTCAGGCATGGATATTATTAAAGGCTTAGGTAATGCCAATAAAATAATGAATCGATTATTTTTTGATGGGTATGAAAAATATGGATTACGAATTGCTAAATTAAATGGGGGTAGCTTACGTAATGCAATTCCTAGAGAAAGTTTTGCAACTATAGTAATTGACAAGGCATCAGAAAAATCATTTTTAGAGGAAAGCAAAGAATTGATTGCTAAAATTAAAAATGAGTATGCATCGTTAGAAGAAAGCTTGAGCATCGATATTTTAGAAACTGAAATGCCAGAGAATATTATGGATGTTCTTTCTCAAAGCAACTTGGTTAAAGCAACTTACGCTACTTTAAACGGAGTATATAGAATGAGTCCTGATGTTGAAGGATTAGTGGAAACTTCTAATAATGTCGCTAAAATTACAGTAGAGAATGGCGAAATTAAAATTTTATGCCTAACAAGATCCTCTTCAGAAAGTAATAAATGGGACTTAGCCAACGCTATAAGATCTGCCTTTGAACTTGCAGGTTTTACAGTAGATTTTTCAGGTTCATATCCTGGTTGGTTACCAAACATGAAATCATCAATTTTAAAAGTGGTTGAGAGTACATATAAAAAACTATTTAATGAACAACCAAACGTAGCTGCCTGTCATGCAGGTTTAGAATGCGGAATTTTAGGTAAAAATTACCCAGAAATGGAAATGATTTCATTTGGACCAAATATAAAAGGAGCTCATTCTCCAGATGAAAGAGCACAAATTTCATCAACACAAAAGTTTTGGAAATTGTTAATTGAAGTTTTAAAAAACATACCTAAAAAAGGCTAA